The proteins below are encoded in one region of Lysobacterales bacterium:
- the apaG gene encoding Co2+/Mg2+ efflux protein ApaG has protein sequence MDDDANYQLDIRVSARFLDDQSQPTDNRFVFAYTITIENRGSVPARLVSRHWLITDANGKVEEVRGDGVVGEQPWMRPGDSFEYTSGAVLETAVGTMRGTYQMLADDGTRFEAPIPQFTLSVPRTLH, from the coding sequence ATGGACGACGACGCAAACTATCAGCTGGACATCCGGGTCAGCGCCCGCTTCCTGGACGACCAGTCTCAGCCCACCGACAACCGCTTCGTTTTCGCCTACACGATCACCATCGAGAACCGCGGTTCGGTGCCGGCCCGGCTGGTCAGCCGGCACTGGCTGATCACCGATGCGAACGGCAAGGTCGAGGAGGTCCGGGGCGACGGCGTGGTCGGTGAGCAACCCTGGATGCGGCCCGGCGACAGCTTCGAGTACACCTCGGGCGCGGTCCTGGAGACCGCGGTTGGCACCATGCGGGGTACCTACCAGATGCTGGCCGACGACGGCACCCGCTTCGAGGCACCGATACCGCAGTTCACGCTGTCGGTGCCGCGGACGCTGCACTGA
- a CDS encoding TerC family protein, with translation MDWIADPQIWIALATLTALEVVLGVDNLVFISIVVGRLPPEQRPFARRFGLALACISRIALLLTLAFLARMEQPLFALFGQPFSIRDLVLVGGGLFLLVKGTMEIHHSVEGDASEAASASMRAAGGFGLVIAQIAVIDLVFSLDSVITAVGMVDQVGVMVAAIVIAVAIMILAANPLGQFIDNHPTVKMLALSFLILVGVALIADGLGFHIPRGYLYFAMAFSAGVEALNLWSRRGVRRRTAPVLRPNLDLLSDDDLVEGTRQVRRGGDAA, from the coding sequence ATGGACTGGATCGCCGATCCGCAGATCTGGATCGCCCTGGCGACGCTGACCGCCCTGGAGGTGGTGCTGGGCGTCGACAACCTGGTCTTCATCTCGATCGTCGTCGGCCGACTGCCGCCGGAGCAGCGACCGTTCGCGCGCCGGTTCGGCCTGGCCCTGGCCTGCATCAGCCGTATCGCCCTGCTGCTCACCCTGGCCTTCCTGGCGCGCATGGAGCAGCCGCTGTTCGCCCTGTTCGGACAGCCGTTCTCGATCCGCGACCTGGTGCTGGTCGGCGGCGGTCTCTTCCTGTTGGTCAAGGGCACCATGGAGATCCACCACTCGGTGGAGGGCGATGCTTCCGAGGCGGCCTCGGCGTCGATGCGTGCGGCGGGCGGCTTCGGCCTGGTGATCGCCCAGATCGCGGTGATCGACCTGGTGTTCTCGCTCGACAGCGTGATCACGGCGGTCGGCATGGTCGACCAGGTCGGCGTGATGGTGGCGGCGATCGTCATCGCGGTCGCGATCATGATCCTGGCCGCCAACCCGCTGGGGCAGTTCATCGACAACCATCCGACCGTGAAGATGCTGGCGCTGTCCTTCCTGATACTTGTCGGTGTCGCATTGATCGCCGACGGCCTTGGCTTCCACATTCCGCGCGGCTACCTGTACTTCGCGATGGCGTTCTCGGCCGGCGTCGAGGCACTCAACCTGTGGAGCCGCCGTGGCGTGCGCCGGCGCACCGCACCGGTGCTGCGACCCAACCTCGACCTGTTGAGCGACGACGATCTCGTCGAGGGCACACGGCAGGTGCGGCGCGGGGGAGATGCTGCATGA
- a CDS encoding diacylglycerol kinase, with protein MASSEPRGPQQMWRALGWSLKGLGAAVRHEPSFRLELYLFAVMAPLALWLGRTGVECAILLGSLLLVLIVEMVNSAIEAVVDKASPEHHVLAGRAKDMGSAAVLLALVNAIACWTLVLGPRFL; from the coding sequence ATGGCCAGCTCCGAGCCGCGCGGACCACAGCAGATGTGGCGTGCCCTTGGCTGGTCGCTCAAGGGCCTGGGCGCCGCGGTACGGCACGAACCCTCTTTCCGGCTGGAACTCTACCTGTTCGCGGTCATGGCACCGCTGGCCCTGTGGCTGGGACGCACAGGGGTGGAGTGCGCGATCCTGCTCGGCAGCCTGCTGCTGGTGCTGATCGTCGAAATGGTCAATTCAGCGATCGAGGCGGTGGTCGACAAGGCCTCGCCGGAACACCATGTGCTGGCAGGTCGCGCCAAGGACATGGGCTCGGCGGCGGTTCTGCTCGCCCTGGTCAACGCCATCGCCTGCTGGACCCTGGTGCTCGGTCCCCGCTTCCTCTGA
- a CDS encoding rRNA pseudouridine synthase gives MRRGPRPGAHRKRRSAAPVGERATASHGLARVLSKRGACSRSQAEALVRAGRVSVAGRVCTDPERRTALDADDLAIDGLALAPPAPVYLALNKPRGLVTSRSDERGRDTVYACLADAGLPWLAPVGRLDRASEGLLLFSNDSAWAARVSAPGHGLHKTYHVQVDRVPDPALLDRLRAGIDDDGERLLAVSVECLRSGGRTAWLEIVLDQGRNRQIRRMLTACGVQVMRLVRVAIGPVRLGELGKGCWRLLAPAEREALASPGGAMPGAGPTAPDQPLAL, from the coding sequence ATGAGGCGCGGGCCTCGTCCGGGCGCGCACCGAAAGCGTCGCAGCGCTGCGCCCGTCGGCGAAAGGGCGACCGCCAGCCACGGCCTTGCGCGGGTGCTGAGCAAGCGGGGAGCGTGTTCGCGCAGCCAGGCCGAAGCCCTGGTGCGGGCCGGCAGGGTGAGCGTCGCCGGCCGGGTCTGCACCGACCCGGAGCGGCGCACAGCGCTGGATGCCGACGATCTCGCCATCGACGGCCTCGCCCTGGCACCGCCGGCGCCGGTCTATCTGGCCTTGAACAAACCGCGCGGCCTGGTCACCTCGCGCAGCGACGAACGGGGTCGTGACACGGTGTATGCCTGCCTGGCCGATGCCGGCCTGCCCTGGCTGGCGCCGGTCGGCCGCCTGGACCGGGCCAGCGAGGGTCTGCTGCTTTTCAGCAACGACAGCGCGTGGGCGGCGCGGGTATCGGCCCCGGGCCATGGCCTTCACAAGACCTACCATGTCCAGGTCGACCGGGTGCCGGATCCGGCGCTTCTGGATCGGCTGCGGGCCGGCATCGACGACGACGGCGAGCGACTGCTGGCGGTATCGGTCGAGTGCCTGCGCAGCGGCGGCCGCACCGCCTGGCTGGAGATCGTCCTCGACCAGGGGCGAAACCGCCAGATCCGGCGGATGCTGACCGCCTGCGGCGTGCAGGTGATGCGGCTGGTGCGGGTCGCGATCGGCCCGGTCCGCCTGGGCGAACTCGGCAAGGGATGCTGGCGGCTGCTGGCCCCGGCCGAGCGCGAAGCCCTGGCCTCGCCTGGCGGTGCCATGCCGGGCGCCGGCCCGACAGCTCCGGATCAGCCGCTGGCGCTATGA